In the Arachis ipaensis cultivar K30076 chromosome B10, Araip1.1, whole genome shotgun sequence genome, one interval contains:
- the LOC107621634 gene encoding uncharacterized protein LOC107621634, which yields MGNYLALCRPISGSCISSNHGNKVVRVAKPDGKVLEFRTPIHVKEILSNFQAFGSVGISKVSSESLSPDYELKPGRLYYLVPSQGVKEQGNNNNNNNNGLKRIKVVITKQQLQQLVTKQISIEDILSEVHLQTVGAHNNRKPKLDCIPEEN from the coding sequence ATGGGAAATTATCTTGCTCTTTGTAGACCCATTTCAGGATCTTGCATATCATCAAATCATGGTAATAAAGTTGTGAGGGTAGCCAAACCAGATGGGAAGGTCCTAGAATTTAGGACCCCAATCCATGTCAAAGAAATCTTGTCAAATTTTCAAGCTTTTGGAAGTGTTGGTATCTCGAAGGTATCCTCAGAATCACTCTCCCCAGATTATGAGTTGAAGCCAGGAAGATTATACTACTTGGTTCCATCTCAAGGAGTCAAAGAGCAaggtaataacaataataacaacaataatggcTTAAAGAGGATCAAAGTTGTCATAACAAAGCAGCAGCTTCAACAGTTAGTGACCAAACAGATCTCTATAGAGGATATACTTTCAGAGGTTCATCTTCAAACAGTTGGTGCTCATAATAATAGGAAGCCAAAATTGGACTGTATACCTGAAGAAAATTGA